One part of the Magallana gigas chromosome 5, xbMagGiga1.1, whole genome shotgun sequence genome encodes these proteins:
- the LOC105345491 gene encoding uncharacterized protein, with translation MNGSCKVELGYPTESSRQSSGSISTLDATLYIVVGFGGLSIIVALIHNAIHRYVFKDQHRLDTVFDAGGRVTTSLTAVTVASQVLWPMDLVQTSVIATISGAGTIYYYVIGLAMIIAVFPCLTLSFKTKAPGAKTYPQAIYARFGKSAHIVYCCIAIATNIITLTAMIMTGYYVLEGVVPGISKELSVIILISLFGSYCYIGGLGAAFYISYFNTCLMFIGLTVYMWQFLFPAEDLPDKIKNLTDINILHESVTCVQGPSTNAASSLLTFRTVSGVIYGVVAFFMVLALNCCDQAMWQSRIAAKPEQGVIGFFIASFLYFSIPNALALPTFLSYLSMSYQNGSYLLTELDMNNGFITTMVMDKVLGASGSYLLLMIVFMALMATGSGEIMAISSILVYDIYKTYIGPFRENLEPSICPLCGHKKNPEEDDNIITCKCIHSSECSKCTDDIELSLTGLLSHQIQYKCPTHGKYRHYEDMLKQYKSRSIMWIALALLPYGIILCYLNLNLTWVFFVFETLLTPFITPLVLAFTWAKCTSKGLISGAIFGLLASIVGLLVVAELAYDEGLRDFFTTTSSDYSLLAACIAGITVSTIVTVTVSLATHNIQSNVDEQREWTKMILIDNPINSWKNLFTEELGEFPEERNVTVGQMELIFQKARKMAYICAAVCALIQIVLVPGVMLSFEEWTVDQLYNWMLFLFVALVIGTLYAVFAPPIEEIIKIIRYRQNEKKKSPYDIAQKTHNNDNICSHL, from the exons ATGAACGGGTCGTGCAAGGTGGAGCTGGGCTATCCTACGGAGAGTTCCCG ACAATCATCGGGATCAATATCCACTCTAGATGCCACCCTGTATATAGTGGTCGGGTTCGGTGGACTCTCCATCATCGTAGCATTGATCCACAATGCCATCCACCGTTACGTCTTCAAGGACCAGCACCGACTGGACACGGTGTTTGACGCGGGAGGACGGGTCACCACGAGCCTCACCGCTGTCACGGTCGCCTCCCAGGTTCTCTGGCCGATGGACCTCGTGCAGACATCCGTCATCGCAACTATT TCTGGGGCTGGTACTATCTACTACTACGTAATCGGCCTAGCAATGATAATAGCAGTGTTCCCGTGCCTGACGTTAAGTTTCAAGACTAAAGCTCCTGGAGCCAAAACATACCCCCAG gCAATTTATGCACGCTTTGGGAAATCTGCTCACATTGTCTACTGCTGTATAGCTATAGCCACCAACATCATCACTTTGACCGCCATGATAATGACCGGATATTACGTACTAGAGGGTGTAGTTCCAGGAATTTCAAAAGAGTTGTCGGTCATAATTCTGATCTCCTTGTTTGGTTCCTATTGTTACATAGGCGGACTGGGGGCAGCTTTCTACATCTCCTACTTCAACACTTGCCTTATGTTTATCGGACTTACTGTATATATGTGGCAATTTCTTTTCCCAGCAGAAGATCTTCCAGACAAAATCAAAAACTTAACTGACATCAATATATTACATGAATCTGTGACATGTGTGCAGGGACCCTCAACAAACGCTGCTAGTTCCCTTCTGACATTTCGGACAGTCTCTGGTGTGATTTATGGTGTCGTGGCATTCTTCATGGTCCTTGCTTTAAACTGTTGTGACCAGGCAATGTGGCAGAGTAGAATAGCGGCCAAACCGGAACAGGGTGTCATCGGGTTCTTCATAGCCTCGTTTTTATATTTCTCCATCCCAAATGCTTTGGCCCTACCAACCTTTCTTTCATACCTATCAATGAGTTACCAAAATGGTTCATATCTTTTAACGGAATTAGATATGAATAACG GGTTTATCACGACAATGGTAATGGATAAAGTTCTTGGAGCATCCGGGTCCTATCTCCTTCTGATGATCGTTTTTATGGCGCTGATGGCCACCGGATCAGGAGAAATCATGGCCATATCTTCCATCCTTGTTTACGATATTTACAAAACTTACATTGGTCCCTTTAG ggaAAATCTGGAACCCTCAATATGTCCTCTATGTGGACACAAGAAAAATCCAGAAGAAGACGACAACATTATCACCTGCAAATGCATTCACTCGTCAGAATGTTCTAAATGTACAGATGACATAGAGTTGTCCTTAACAGGGCTATTAAGCCATCAGATTCAGTACAAGTGTCCTACTCATGGCAAATATCGACATTACGAGGACATGTTGAAACAGTACAAAAGTCGGAGCATTATGTGGATCGCCCTAGCTCTACTTCCATACGGTATCATTCTATGTTACCTAAATCTCAACTTGACATGGGTTTTCTTTGTCTTCGAGACGTTGTTAACTCCTTTCATTACTCCTCTTGTTTTGGCGTTCACGTGGGCAAAATGTACATCCAAAGGTTTGATATCGG GTGCAATCTTCGGACTGCTGGCTTCTATTGTTGGTCTGCTTGTTGTGGCGGAATTGGCTTATGACGAAGGACTAAGAGACTTTTTCACGACAACTTCCTCTGACTACAGTCTCCTGGCGGCTTGTATTGCAGGAATTACAGTTAGTACCATTGTTACCGTTACAGTGTCCCTAGCAACACATAACATACAAAGTAATGTTGATGAGCAAAGAGAATGGACAAAGATGATCCTGATCGACAATCCCATCAACTCTTGGAAGAACCTGTTCACAGAAGAGCTCGGGGAATTTCCAGAGGAAAGAAACGTCACTGTCGGCCAAATGGAGTTAATTTTCCAAAAAGCTCGCAAAATGGCGTATATCTGCGCTGCCGTCTGCGCATTGATTCAGATTGTCTTGGTTCCAGGAGTAATGCTTTCATTCGAAGAATGGACAGTGGACCAGCTGTATAATTGGATGTTGTTCCTGTTTGTCGCTCTTGTCATTGGTACGTTGTATGCTGTCTTTGCACCTCCCATCGAAGAAATCATCAAAATTATCCGCTACAgacaaaatgaaaagaaaaagagTCCATACGACATTGCTCAAAAGACGCACAATAATGACAATATATGTTCACATCTGTGA
- the LOC105345499 gene encoding uncharacterized protein, with amino-acid sequence MNESCKVKLGYPTDSLRQSSGSISTLDATLFIVVGFGGLSIIVALIHNAIHRYVFKDQHRLDTVFDAGGRVTTSLTAVTVASQVLWPVDLVQTSVIATISGAGTIYYYVIGLAMIIAVFPCLTLSFKTKAPGAKTYPQAILARFGKSAHIVYCCIAIVTNIITLTAMIMTGYYVLEGAVPGISKELSVIILISLFGSYCYIGGLGAAFYISYFNTCLMFIALTVYLWHFLFPAEDLSDSVRNLTNINILYETVKCVQGPSTNAASSLLTFRTVSGMIYGIVAFFMVLALNCCDQAMWQSRIAAKPEQGVIGFFIASFLYFSIPNALALPTFLSYLSMSYQNGSYLLSELDMNNGFITTIVMEKVLGASGSYLLLMIVFMALMATGSGEVMAISSILVYDIYKTYIGPFRENLEPSTCPLCGNKKNSEGEEKVIACKCIHSSVCNECNDDIELSLTGLLSHQIQYTCPTHGKYRHYEDMLKQYKSRSIMWIALALLPYGIILCYLNLNLTWVFFVFETLLTPFITPLVLAFTWAKCTSKGLISGAIFGLLASIVGLLVVAELAYDEGLGDFFTTTSSDYSLLAACIAGIMVSTIVTVTVSLATHNIQSNVDEQREWTKMILIDNPINSWKNLFTEELGELPEERNVTVGDMELIFQRARKMSYICAVVCVLIQVVLVPGVMLSFEEWTADQLYYWMLFLFIVLVIGTLYAVFAPPIEEIIKIIRYRQNEKKQGSLDIPKKMNNNGGVQDVRLHLLRDTS; translated from the exons ATGAACGAATCATGCAAAGTGAAGCTAGGCTATCCCACGGACAGCTTACG TCAATCATCGGGATCGATATCCACTCTAGATGCCACCCTGTTTATAGTGGTCGGGTTCGGTGGACTTTCCATCATCGTAGCATTGATCCACAATGCCATCCACCGTTATGTCTTCAAGGACCAGCACCGACTGGACACTGTGTTTGACGCAGGAGGACGGGTCACTACGAGCCTCACCGCTGTCACGGTCGCCTCCCAGGTTCTCTGGCCTGTGGACCTCGTGCAGACATCCGTCATCGCAACTATT TCTGGGGCTGGTACTATCTACTACTACGTGATTGGCCTAGCAATGATAATAGCAGTGTTTCCATGTCTGACGCTAAGTTTCAAGACTAAAGCTCCTGGTGCTAAGACATACCCTCAG GCAATTTTGGCACGCTTTGGGAAATCTGCACACATTGTTTACTGCTGTATAGCTATAGTCACCAACATCATCACTTTGACAGCCATGATAATGACCGGATATTACGTACTAGAGGGCGCAGTTCCAGGAATTTCTAAAGAGTTGTCGGTCATAATTCTGATTTCCTTGTTTGGCTCGTATTGTTACATAGGCGGACTGGGGGCAGCTTTCTACATCTCCTACTTCAACACGTGTCTGATGTTCATCGCGCTTACCGTATATTTGTGGCATTTCCTTTTCCCAGCAGAAGATCTTTCGGACTCCGTTAGAAATTTAACAAACatcaatatattatatgaaaCTGTAAAATGTGTGCAGGGACCCTCAACAAACGCTGCTAGCTCCCTTCTGACATTTCGGACAGTCTCTGGAATGATTTATGGTATCGTAGCATTCTTCATGGTCCTTGCTTTGAACTGCTGTGATCAGGCAATGTGGCAGAGTAGAATAGCGGCTAAACCTGAACAGGGTGTCATCGGGTTCTTCATAGCCTCGTTTTTATATTTCTCCATCCCAAATGCTTTGGCCCTACCAACCTTTCTTTCATACCTATCAATGAGTTACCAAAATGGTTCATATCTTTTATCGGAATTAGATATGAATAACG GATTCATCACAACTATTGTGATGGAAAAAGTCCTTGGAGCATCCGGGTCCTATCTCCTTCTGATGATCGTTTTCATGGCGCTGATGGCCACCGGATCAGGAGAAGTCATGGCCATATCTTCCATCCTTGTCTACGATATTTACAAAACCTACATTGGTCCTTTCAG AGAAAATCTGGAACCCTCAACCTGTCCGTTATGTGGAAACAAGAAAAATTCAGAAGGAGAAGAGAAGGTTATTGCATGCAAATGCATTCACTCATCGGTGTGCAATGAATGCAACGACGACATAGAGTTGTCCTTAACAGGGCTATTAAGCCATCAGATTCAGTACACGTGTCCTACTCATGGCAAATATCGACATTACGAGGACATGTTGAAACAGTACAAAAGTCGGAGCATTATGTGGATCGCCCTAGCTCTACTTCCATACGGTATCATTCTATGTTACCTAAATCTCAACTTGACCtgggttttctttgttttcgaAACGTTGTTAACTCCTTTCATTACTCCTCTCGTTTTGGCGTTCACGTGGGCAAAATGTACATCCAAAGGGTTGATATCGG GTGCCATCTTCGGATTGTTGGCTTCTATTGTTGGTCTGCTAGTTGTGGCGGAATTGGCCTATGACGAAGGACTAGGAGACTTTTTCACGACAACTTCCTCTGACTACAGTCTCCTGGCGGCTTGTATTGCAGGAATTATGGTTAGCACCATCGTTACTGTTACAGTGTCCCTAGCAACACATAACATACAAAGTAATGTTGATGAGCAAAGAGAATGGACAAAGATGATCCTGATCGACAATCCCATCAACTCTTGGAAGAACCTGTTCACAGAAGAGCTCGGGGAACTTCCAGAGGAACGAAATGTCACTGTAGGCGACATGGAGTTGATTTTCCAGAGAGCTCGCAAAATGTCATATATATGCGCTGTCGTCTGTGTCTTGATTCAAGTTGTCTTGGTTCCAGGAGTAATGCTTTCATTCGAAGAGTGGACAGCGGACCAGTTGTATTATTGGATGTTGTTCCTGTTTATCGTTCTTGTCATCGGTACGTTGTACGCTGTCTTTGCGCCTCCAATTGAAGAGATCATCAAAATTATCCGTTACAGacaaaatgaaaagaaacaGGGTTCACTTGATATTCCTAAAAAGATGAACAACAATGGTGGAGTCCAAGATGTACGTTTACACTTGTTACGTGATACTTCTTGA